A region of Acidobacteriota bacterium DNA encodes the following proteins:
- a CDS encoding DUF2529 family protein produces MSSERYFSRINGIVKQIEQTQQPAIQKAAAAMAESIRSDGLVYLFGSGHSVIPVLDIFPRYGSFVGFCPIYDPRLMWFNVVGPGGARELLWLEREEGYAKNVLASYALEPRDSIVVFSHGGLNAAPVEVALEAKGRGLTVVTVSSHQNYRQAAATHSSGKKLSDVADVAIDNCVPPEDALVDIEGIKERFAAGSTIAAVTIAMALVAEVGSLLVKSGHKPSTFVSPNVGLEPGHNQRVFVEFARRVSHRVP; encoded by the coding sequence ATGTCATCAGAAAGATATTTTTCTCGAATCAATGGAATCGTCAAACAGATCGAACAGACGCAGCAGCCTGCCATCCAAAAGGCAGCAGCGGCGATGGCGGAATCCATCAGGTCGGACGGCCTGGTCTACCTGTTCGGTAGCGGCCACTCGGTGATTCCGGTGCTGGATATCTTTCCCCGCTACGGCAGCTTTGTCGGTTTCTGTCCGATTTATGACCCGCGGTTGATGTGGTTCAACGTAGTGGGGCCGGGCGGCGCGCGCGAATTGCTGTGGCTCGAGCGCGAGGAAGGTTACGCCAAAAATGTTCTGGCCAGTTATGCCCTCGAGCCGCGTGACAGCATCGTAGTCTTTTCGCATGGCGGATTGAACGCCGCTCCGGTGGAAGTGGCGCTTGAAGCCAAGGGCCGGGGACTTACGGTTGTTACGGTTTCGTCACATCAGAATTACCGCCAGGCGGCAGCCACTCATTCCAGCGGCAAGAAGCTCTCGGACGTTGCCGACGTTGCCATCGACAACTGCGTTCCGCCGGAGGATGCCCTGGTGGATATAGAGGGAATTAAGGAAAGGTTTGCGGCCGGATCAACCATCGCAGCCGTAACTATCGCCATGGCGCTGGTGGCGGAAGTTGGCTCGCTGCTGGTGAAGAGCGGCCACAAGCCTTCCACTTTCGTTTCACCCAACGTGGGGCTCGAACCCGGCCACAACCAGCGCGTCTTTGTGGAGTTTGCCCGTCGCGTCTCCCATCGCGTCCCCTGA
- a CDS encoding carboxypeptidase regulatory-like domain-containing protein, giving the protein MAAMLVRHCRTLRNLTGLLVTGIIMMGLLTLGSGPLIAQEVTGGITGIVTDSSGAAVPAASVTATDSARGTVWPTTTNSAGVYNFPRLPAGQYTVKATAKGFATTTKPSFELQMNQVARVDLQLQVGAVTQTVEVTGAPPLLQTETMQRGFVTNSNFNVNLPLATRNFIQLTLLAPGVTNVNPSSFVNGQRTGGGGRPYVNGNRKEANNFLLDGIDNNQTSDNLTSYQPSPDAIQEFNIITNNAPAQYGQFQGGVISTTIKSGTNEYHGDVFEFLRNDKLNANNWARNWQGLNKPGLRWNTYGGTIGGPIIKDKLFFFADYQGERLDNPPVTSKISVLTPAERNGDFSQLLAEKGIQLYNPCASFSGPCTSPANPGSSAPLPFTTANTGLSNNIIPTSMLDPVSQGLFSSGKYPGPTVQNPAGSPFPYPLQDNAFNTSSSQTQNDQGDAKIDYMANESNHIWGRYTQGFQTIPGTNSFPLFSQSFNNSPYHGAVLDWTRTFSPTLVMDARIGLNRIYLNNGASTAALGNFGTQIGIADANVHGPGLLALNFTNGLSNSLGASDSEQLFADTTLEPTVDFIFTKGHHEIHSGFQALRYIINTYYAGNNGKFGLMNYTGAYTSSGPGAPASAKGFSEADFLLGLPQVVGLGISAGTWGHRSWLFAPYVQDNWRIRTDLTLNLGLRWQYNQPFTEVHDRQANFGPISGTEYFAGQGNCPYSNCRALYNNYWNDWEPRIGFAWTPSFNKQTVVRGAYTISSFLEGTGTNLRLPLNPPFNSEFENDYTTGTSLYFPSSTSGQGLSVLASPANPFVKTNIRLWDPNVRPNATQQWNFSVEHQFPAQTLVSLAYVGQHGTHLMVPMPFFQKRLPGEAGCPAGGGVCGSPYLSGNPTLYNEIGQISGTNSNGNQRYDALQASITKRMTHGLQLQVSYTYSKTMTNSIGYYGDGGQAASNSAYWQNLYNMASEWGPSYFDTTHLFVTSYTYQLPFGKGKAYGSNWNSVTNGVLGGWELSGIISAHSGYPITITGPDNSGTKSRGAKANCIAPVTYSNGVGPGTSWFSTSSFTQALAGTFGTCSNGTVRGPGLGGWDLGVMKNFHISEAKYFQFRSEFLNFTNTPVFNAPNRSVTSSQFGQIRSSQGERNIQFALKFYF; this is encoded by the coding sequence ATGGCAGCAATGCTTGTGCGGCATTGCCGTACTTTACGAAACTTAACCGGTCTATTAGTTACCGGCATTATTATGATGGGGCTGCTCACTTTGGGCAGCGGACCGCTGATTGCCCAGGAAGTAACAGGCGGGATCACCGGCATCGTAACGGATTCATCCGGCGCCGCGGTGCCGGCGGCCAGCGTAACAGCCACCGATTCAGCGCGCGGCACTGTGTGGCCGACCACGACAAATTCTGCTGGAGTTTACAACTTTCCGCGGTTGCCAGCAGGACAATACACGGTCAAAGCGACAGCCAAGGGCTTCGCGACGACCACCAAACCTTCCTTTGAGTTACAAATGAATCAGGTTGCGCGAGTGGATTTACAGTTGCAGGTCGGGGCCGTGACGCAGACCGTAGAAGTGACGGGCGCTCCCCCGCTGCTCCAAACTGAAACCATGCAGAGGGGTTTTGTCACCAACTCGAACTTCAACGTCAATCTGCCGCTAGCCACACGCAACTTCATCCAGCTTACTTTGCTGGCGCCCGGCGTGACCAACGTGAACCCAAGCTCTTTTGTAAATGGCCAGCGAACAGGCGGCGGGGGCCGGCCCTATGTTAACGGCAACCGCAAGGAAGCCAATAACTTTCTGCTGGATGGGATTGACAATAACCAGACGTCCGACAACCTCACTTCTTATCAGCCGAGCCCGGACGCCATCCAGGAGTTCAACATCATCACGAACAACGCTCCGGCCCAATACGGCCAATTCCAGGGCGGCGTTATCAGCACCACAATCAAGTCGGGCACAAACGAATATCATGGCGACGTGTTTGAGTTCCTTCGCAACGACAAGCTCAATGCCAACAACTGGGCGCGCAACTGGCAGGGTCTGAACAAGCCCGGCCTGCGCTGGAATACCTACGGCGGGACGATTGGCGGCCCGATCATAAAAGACAAGCTCTTCTTCTTTGCTGATTATCAGGGCGAGCGTCTCGATAATCCGCCCGTGACGAGTAAAATCAGCGTCCTGACCCCAGCCGAGCGCAACGGTGACTTCTCTCAGTTGCTGGCCGAGAAGGGAATTCAGCTTTATAACCCCTGTGCTTCGTTTTCAGGCCCCTGCACGTCCCCAGCGAACCCGGGGTCCTCTGCTCCATTGCCGTTTACCACAGCTAACACGGGTCTTTCGAATAACATCATTCCCACCAGCATGCTCGATCCCGTGTCGCAGGGCCTCTTTAGCTCCGGGAAGTATCCCGGCCCGACAGTCCAGAATCCCGCGGGCTCGCCGTTTCCGTATCCGCTCCAGGATAACGCTTTCAACACGAGCAGCAGCCAAACCCAAAACGACCAGGGCGACGCGAAGATCGATTACATGGCCAATGAGAGCAACCACATCTGGGGCCGATACACGCAGGGATTTCAAACAATTCCTGGCACGAATTCGTTTCCGCTGTTTTCCCAAAGCTTCAATAACTCTCCATACCACGGGGCAGTCCTCGACTGGACCCGCACGTTCAGCCCAACCCTCGTGATGGATGCAAGAATAGGGTTGAACCGGATCTATCTGAACAATGGCGCCTCCACGGCAGCTCTTGGAAATTTCGGCACGCAGATCGGCATTGCAGACGCCAACGTGCACGGCCCGGGCCTATTAGCACTGAATTTTACCAACGGCCTATCGAACAGCCTTGGCGCATCGGACAGCGAACAATTGTTCGCCGATACGACGCTTGAACCGACGGTCGATTTCATCTTTACCAAGGGTCATCATGAAATCCATTCCGGCTTCCAGGCGTTGCGCTATATCATCAACACGTACTACGCAGGCAACAACGGAAAATTCGGGCTGATGAACTACACCGGAGCGTACACCAGCAGTGGGCCAGGGGCTCCGGCATCGGCAAAAGGGTTCTCGGAAGCGGATTTTCTGCTTGGGCTGCCCCAGGTAGTGGGACTCGGAATCAGTGCCGGAACATGGGGCCATCGAAGCTGGCTCTTCGCCCCGTACGTTCAGGATAACTGGCGCATCAGAACTGACCTCACTCTCAATCTCGGACTGCGCTGGCAGTACAACCAGCCCTTTACTGAGGTCCACGACCGCCAGGCGAACTTTGGCCCCATCAGCGGAACCGAATACTTTGCGGGCCAGGGCAACTGCCCTTACAGCAATTGCAGGGCTCTCTACAACAATTATTGGAATGATTGGGAGCCGAGAATTGGCTTTGCATGGACGCCCAGCTTCAACAAGCAGACTGTGGTGCGCGGCGCGTACACAATCTCCTCGTTCCTGGAAGGTACCGGCACCAACCTCCGCCTTCCTTTGAATCCCCCATTCAACTCAGAGTTTGAGAACGATTACACTACGGGCACTTCACTTTATTTCCCCAGCTCAACATCGGGCCAGGGGCTTTCGGTTCTGGCTAGCCCTGCGAACCCGTTTGTTAAAACTAACATCCGGCTGTGGGATCCGAACGTGCGCCCGAATGCGACCCAACAATGGAACTTCAGCGTCGAACACCAGTTTCCGGCCCAGACGCTGGTTTCCCTGGCTTATGTAGGGCAACACGGAACGCACCTCATGGTCCCAATGCCTTTCTTCCAGAAACGTCTGCCAGGGGAAGCCGGCTGTCCGGCTGGCGGAGGCGTCTGCGGCAGTCCGTATCTTTCCGGCAACCCTACGCTCTACAATGAAATCGGCCAGATTTCCGGAACAAATTCAAACGGCAACCAGCGATACGACGCCTTGCAAGCCAGCATTACCAAGCGTATGACGCATGGGCTGCAACTTCAGGTGTCCTACACCTACTCAAAGACGATGACCAATTCCATTGGCTATTACGGTGATGGCGGTCAGGCGGCCTCGAATTCCGCTTACTGGCAGAACCTGTACAACATGGCTTCGGAGTGGGGTCCCTCCTACTTTGACACGACACACCTGTTTGTCACTTCCTACACCTACCAGTTACCCTTTGGCAAAGGGAAAGCGTACGGCAGTAACTGGAATTCAGTGACAAACGGAGTCCTGGGCGGTTGGGAGCTCTCTGGGATCATTTCAGCCCATTCGGGCTACCCGATTACGATTACTGGTCCCGACAATTCTGGAACCAAGAGCAGGGGCGCCAAGGCAAACTGCATCGCTCCAGTCACGTACTCGAATGGGGTTGGGCCAGGAACAAGCTGGTTCAGCACCAGCTCATTCACACAGGCTTTGGCCGGAACTTTCGGCACATGCTCTAATGGCACAGTCCGTGGCCCTGGACTGGGCGGCTGGGACCTGGGAGTCATGAAAAACTTCCATATCTCCGAGGCGAAGTACTTCCAGTTCCGGAGTGAGTTCCTCAACTTCACGAACACTCCGGTCTTTAACGCGCCTAATCGAAGCGTGACCAGCTCTCAGTTTGGGCAGATACGCAGCTCACAGGGTGAACGCAACATCCAGTTCGCACTGAAGTTTTACTTCTAA
- a CDS encoding amidohydrolase — protein sequence MDINMSAQPTPIPIIDTHIHLFDPRRPGGIPWPPKDDAKLYKPALPERFLKVTEGQGVAGAIEVECSPRLEDNQWVLDIAAKAPVIVGTIGDLEPEKPDFPKQLERFHRNRLFLGIRCGNLWGRNITEQLGNPDFVRGLKELAGAGLVMDTANPDPALIAAVVRLTDLVPNLRVVIDHLPQMKEPADPKVRREVEANLRELGKRPQVYVKISEVLRRIDGRLRLDIDFYRPTLDRLWNIFGDHRLVYGSDWPNSDHIEDYPQELTLVRGYVLGKGHAAAEKVFWKNSVAAYRWTKRDPKQPDPHKA from the coding sequence ATGGACATCAACATGAGCGCGCAACCCACACCCATACCCATCATCGATACCCACATCCATCTGTTCGATCCAAGGCGTCCGGGGGGCATTCCCTGGCCGCCGAAAGACGACGCAAAGCTCTATAAACCTGCCCTGCCGGAACGCTTCCTGAAAGTGACCGAGGGCCAGGGCGTTGCAGGCGCCATCGAAGTGGAGTGCAGTCCCCGGCTGGAAGACAACCAGTGGGTGCTGGACATCGCCGCGAAGGCTCCTGTGATTGTAGGCACTATCGGCGATCTCGAGCCCGAGAAGCCTGATTTTCCTAAGCAATTGGAACGCTTCCACCGCAATCGGCTGTTTCTTGGAATTCGATGCGGAAACTTGTGGGGCCGCAACATAACCGAGCAGCTTGGAAACCCGGATTTCGTCCGTGGCCTTAAGGAGCTTGCTGGCGCCGGGTTGGTGATGGACACGGCAAACCCCGATCCAGCGTTGATCGCGGCGGTCGTGCGGCTTACGGACCTGGTTCCCAACCTGCGTGTCGTGATTGACCACCTGCCGCAAATGAAGGAGCCTGCAGATCCGAAGGTTAGAAGAGAGGTTGAGGCAAATCTGCGGGAGCTTGGTAAACGACCACAGGTTTATGTGAAGATTTCGGAAGTCCTCCGACGGATTGACGGCCGTTTGCGTCTGGATATCGATTTCTACAGGCCCACTCTTGATCGCCTGTGGAACATCTTCGGCGATCATCGGCTGGTTTATGGAAGCGACTGGCCCAACAGCGACCACATTGAAGACTATCCGCAGGAACTCACTCTGGTTCGCGGATATGTCCTCGGCAAGGGACACGCAGCCGCCGAAAAAGTCTTCTGGAAAAATTCGGTCGCCGCTTATCGGTGGACGAAACGCGACCCCAAACAGCCTGATCCGCACAAAGCATAG
- a CDS encoding CocE/NonD family hydrolase produces MKRPSRWPLGVAILVITAALPLCAAERYHVIIQRSVPTTMRDGVVLHADIYRPDAQGRFPVILERTPYNKDGSLDFAMKAAEHGYIAIVQDVRGRYTSQGEWYPFMYESQDGYDTVEWAAALPYSDGKVGMVGGSYVGATQMLAAIAHPPHLAGIFPVVTASNYHDGWTYQGGAFEQWFNESWTSGLAQNTIERRITAATNAREGMWTLPLSHYPLFNFGESSPLPSSLGSLAPYFIDWLMHPSYDDYWKRWAIEEHYPDIKVPAYIVAAWYDIFQGGSLKNYAGIRDHGGTETARNETRLMVVIGGHAGSGRKIGEVDFGPQADFDLDEIELRWYDHLLKGVNNGVENEKPVRIFVLGENTWRDESSWPLERAKNTNYYLHSDGKATLLTGDGSLSTKAPQSEPGDQYVYDPENPVPTLGGPLCCDAGRLMPGPVDQRPDEARPDVLVFTTPALRQDLEITGHVKLELYASSSAVDTDFTGKLVDVWPNGFAQNLTEGIVRARYRDSQVKSEYMNPGQVYKFAIDLWSTSNVFKAGHKLRLEVSSSNFPRFDRNPNTGASPETAKRWVKATNVVYHDSTHPSVLVLPVVPR; encoded by the coding sequence ATGAAGCGACCCTCTCGCTGGCCACTTGGAGTGGCAATTCTGGTTATAACGGCGGCACTGCCGCTTTGTGCCGCAGAGCGCTACCACGTCATCATTCAACGCAGTGTTCCCACCACCATGCGCGACGGCGTGGTGCTGCACGCCGACATTTACCGGCCCGATGCCCAGGGCAGGTTTCCGGTGATCCTCGAGCGGACTCCTTACAATAAAGACGGCAGCCTCGATTTCGCCATGAAGGCTGCCGAGCACGGCTACATAGCCATCGTGCAGGATGTGCGCGGGAGATACACCTCGCAGGGCGAGTGGTATCCCTTCATGTACGAATCGCAAGACGGCTATGACACGGTGGAGTGGGCGGCCGCGTTGCCGTATTCAGACGGCAAAGTAGGGATGGTGGGCGGCTCCTACGTGGGCGCCACGCAAATGCTCGCGGCTATCGCACATCCGCCGCACCTGGCCGGAATCTTTCCAGTGGTGACGGCCTCTAACTATCACGACGGCTGGACCTACCAGGGCGGTGCATTCGAGCAGTGGTTCAATGAATCGTGGACGTCCGGCCTGGCGCAGAATACGATTGAGCGCAGGATTACCGCCGCTACTAACGCGCGCGAGGGCATGTGGACCCTCCCGCTCAGCCACTATCCCCTGTTCAACTTCGGAGAGTCTTCGCCCTTACCGAGCAGCCTGGGCTCGCTAGCGCCTTACTTTATTGACTGGCTGATGCACCCGTCGTATGACGACTACTGGAAGCGGTGGGCCATCGAGGAGCACTACCCGGACATCAAAGTCCCGGCATATATTGTTGCTGCCTGGTACGACATTTTCCAGGGCGGCTCGCTGAAAAACTACGCCGGCATCAGGGACCACGGCGGCACTGAAACCGCTCGCAACGAAACCCGCCTGATGGTCGTTATCGGTGGCCATGCAGGCAGCGGAAGGAAAATTGGTGAAGTGGATTTTGGCCCGCAGGCCGACTTCGATCTGGATGAAATCGAGCTGCGCTGGTACGACCACTTGCTGAAGGGCGTCAACAACGGGGTTGAAAACGAGAAGCCGGTAAGGATCTTTGTGTTGGGCGAAAACACATGGCGCGACGAAAGCAGTTGGCCACTCGAGCGCGCGAAGAATACCAATTACTATCTCCATTCGGACGGTAAAGCGACCCTTCTAACGGGGGACGGCAGCCTTTCCACAAAGGCGCCGCAATCGGAGCCTGGCGATCAGTATGTATATGATCCGGAGAACCCTGTGCCCACGCTCGGAGGACCGCTCTGCTGTGACGCAGGACGCCTGATGCCGGGACCCGTTGACCAGCGCCCGGATGAAGCCCGGCCAGATGTGCTGGTCTTTACCACGCCTGCCCTCAGGCAGGACCTGGAGATTACGGGCCACGTGAAGCTGGAGCTCTATGCCAGCTCCTCCGCGGTCGATACAGACTTTACGGGAAAACTGGTCGATGTATGGCCCAACGGGTTTGCACAGAACCTGACAGAGGGTATCGTTCGCGCCCGCTACCGGGATTCACAGGTCAAATCTGAGTATATGAACCCAGGCCAGGTCTACAAATTTGCGATTGACCTCTGGTCGACCAGCAACGTGTTCAAGGCGGGGCACAAGCTGCGGCTCGAAGTTTCCAGCAGTAATTTCCCCCGCTTTGACCGCAACCCCAACACTGGCGCCAGTCCAGAAACGGCAAAGCGGTGGGTAAAGGCGACCAACGTGGTCTACCACGACAGCACACACCCTTCCGTCCTGGTACTGCCAGTGGTACCGCGTTAA
- a CDS encoding glycosyl hydrolase family 2 has translation MASQAKGHRAALPGECAMRRYACLFALSLLIGTGSFLGAQSSRNDQPPLRLDLAKGWTLQSSARVPQTGSVISQDDFKPSGWYETNVPSTVLAALVKNNVYRSPYFGMNLRSIPGATYPIGKNFSNLPMPADSPFNVPWWYRTSFRLPADFAGKQIWLHFGGINYRGAIWLNGHQIAGPAQVVGMWRTYDFNVTAGARPGKMNSLAVEVTTQRADDLGITWVDWNPMPPDKDMGLWQGVTVTATGPVALRDPLVVTKFDLPKLDIAHLSVHAELVNGSGHAVRGVLKGSISDVRFQQQVELKPNEMRDVAFFPDQFSQLNFRNPRLWWPWQMGPQNLYHLKMEFEADGAISDHHEAQFGIREITSKLNAHGYQEFMVNGKSILVLGAGWAPDMMLRFDPKRTEEEIQYVKDMHLNTVRLEGKIIDKQFFDLCDRYGILVQAGWCCCDHWEKWKNWKPEDYMVAENSLRDQVRRVRNHPCMLDWLYGSDNAPPPRVEKIYLKVLGECHWPNPHQSSAAAQATTLTGPSGLKMNGPYDWVPPNYWLLDTKNGGAFGFATEIGPGPAVPPVSSLKMMMPEKDLWPINSVWDFHAGGGEFKTMDIFNKALDERYGQATGVEDYAEKAQLMAYEGERAMFEGYRRNKFVSTGVIQWMLNTAWPGLIWHLYDYYLRPAGGYFGTKEACEPLHVQYSYDDRSVVVVNSGLDPHEKLAVSAEVYDINLKRKFSREETINITPNSSTRIFFIPKLDGLSTTYFIRLTLKGSSGKLDDINFYWLSTRPDILDWAKTRWYYTPVSGYADFTALKRLPEVRVDLRAKRHEEGNRDVVRVAVRNPSPHLAFFAHLRLDKGEHGPEILPVLWTDNYFELMPGEERVITASYSRGELQGASPYVAVDGWNVLATSVSAGIQ, from the coding sequence ATGGCGAGCCAAGCTAAAGGCCATCGAGCTGCCTTGCCCGGGGAGTGTGCCATGCGACGATATGCCTGCCTTTTTGCCCTTTCATTACTGATTGGAACAGGCTCATTCCTGGGAGCGCAGTCTTCAAGGAATGACCAGCCGCCACTTCGTCTGGATCTGGCCAAGGGATGGACCCTTCAGTCCTCTGCACGCGTTCCGCAGACAGGGAGCGTCATTTCTCAGGACGATTTCAAACCCTCAGGCTGGTACGAGACAAACGTCCCTTCCACCGTTCTTGCCGCGCTGGTCAAGAACAACGTTTATCGCAGTCCCTATTTTGGGATGAACCTTCGGTCCATTCCCGGTGCGACATATCCTATCGGCAAAAACTTTTCCAACCTTCCTATGCCCGCCGACAGCCCGTTCAACGTGCCTTGGTGGTACCGAACCAGTTTCCGGTTGCCTGCGGACTTCGCCGGCAAGCAGATATGGCTGCACTTTGGGGGAATTAATTATCGCGGCGCCATCTGGCTGAACGGACATCAGATTGCGGGGCCCGCCCAGGTGGTAGGCATGTGGCGAACTTATGATTTCAACGTAACGGCGGGGGCTCGGCCGGGCAAAATGAATTCGCTTGCCGTCGAGGTTACCACGCAGCGCGCCGACGATCTCGGCATCACCTGGGTGGACTGGAATCCGATGCCCCCTGACAAGGACATGGGACTGTGGCAGGGTGTTACAGTGACAGCAACTGGGCCCGTGGCACTGCGCGATCCTCTGGTGGTTACGAAATTCGACTTGCCGAAACTGGATATTGCTCACCTGAGCGTCCATGCAGAACTCGTGAACGGAAGCGGCCATGCTGTCCGAGGCGTTTTGAAAGGAAGTATCAGCGATGTCAGGTTTCAGCAGCAAGTCGAACTGAAGCCAAATGAAATGCGCGATGTAGCCTTCTTCCCAGACCAGTTTTCGCAACTCAATTTCCGAAATCCCCGCCTTTGGTGGCCCTGGCAGATGGGACCTCAAAATCTTTATCACTTGAAAATGGAGTTTGAGGCTGACGGAGCAATCTCCGATCACCATGAAGCCCAGTTCGGGATTCGCGAAATTACCTCCAAGCTGAATGCGCATGGCTATCAGGAATTCATGGTAAATGGCAAATCCATCCTGGTCCTGGGCGCCGGATGGGCCCCCGATATGATGCTTCGCTTCGATCCGAAAAGGACTGAAGAGGAAATCCAGTACGTCAAGGATATGCACCTGAATACGGTCCGCCTGGAAGGTAAAATCATAGACAAACAATTTTTTGATTTGTGCGACCGGTACGGAATTCTAGTCCAGGCCGGGTGGTGTTGCTGCGACCACTGGGAAAAGTGGAAGAACTGGAAACCGGAAGATTACATGGTGGCGGAAAACTCTCTGCGAGACCAGGTTCGCCGTGTGCGAAACCATCCTTGCATGCTGGACTGGCTTTACGGAAGCGATAACGCACCGCCGCCACGCGTTGAGAAAATTTACCTGAAGGTCCTGGGAGAATGCCATTGGCCGAACCCTCACCAGTCCTCAGCCGCTGCGCAGGCGACAACTTTGACCGGCCCCTCCGGATTGAAGATGAACGGCCCTTACGACTGGGTTCCACCAAACTACTGGCTCCTGGATACGAAGAACGGAGGTGCTTTTGGGTTTGCCACGGAGATCGGCCCCGGCCCGGCAGTGCCACCGGTATCCTCACTGAAGATGATGATGCCAGAAAAAGACCTCTGGCCCATCAATTCAGTCTGGGACTTCCACGCAGGTGGCGGTGAATTTAAGACTATGGATATTTTTAACAAGGCCCTTGACGAGCGCTACGGCCAGGCGACCGGCGTCGAAGATTACGCTGAGAAGGCGCAGTTGATGGCCTACGAGGGCGAGCGAGCCATGTTCGAGGGTTACCGACGGAACAAGTTTGTTTCTACAGGCGTCATCCAGTGGATGTTGAACACTGCATGGCCGGGTTTGATCTGGCACCTCTACGACTATTATCTGCGTCCGGCGGGAGGATATTTTGGGACGAAGGAAGCGTGCGAACCACTCCACGTCCAGTACTCTTATGATGACCGTTCCGTGGTAGTTGTTAACTCAGGTTTGGACCCACATGAAAAACTAGCAGTCAGCGCCGAAGTTTATGACATTAATTTGAAAAGAAAATTTTCCAGGGAAGAAACCATCAACATCACTCCAAACAGCAGTACGCGCATTTTTTTCATTCCTAAACTGGACGGCCTCTCGACAACTTATTTCATCCGCCTGACCCTGAAGGGTTCGAGTGGGAAATTGGACGACATAAATTTCTACTGGCTTTCCACCAGGCCGGATATCCTGGACTGGGCGAAAACCAGGTGGTATTACACGCCAGTCAGCGGTTATGCAGATTTCACGGCGCTCAAGCGCCTTCCAGAGGTCCGGGTGGACCTTCGCGCGAAGAGGCATGAAGAGGGGAACCGGGACGTGGTCCGTGTAGCGGTCAGAAATCCCTCACCGCACCTGGCGTTTTTCGCCCACCTCCGCTTGGACAAGGGTGAGCACGGCCCTGAGATTCTCCCGGTGCTGTGGACGGACAACTACTTTGAGCTCATGCCAGGTGAAGAAAGGGTGATTACTGCCAGCTATTCAAGAGGCGAGTTGCAGGGCGCATCGCCCTACGTTGCTGTCGATGGCTGGAATGTTCTCGCGACGTCAGTTTCAGCAGGGATTCAATAA
- a CDS encoding threonine synthase — MRSGGLFSLLSLTLILIPCHSGVGTALGGNVSYLKLLKCRQCGRTYQIEPIAACEDCWAPLEVVYQYDLIRAEIPRKQVESRLPTMWRYKELLPVAGEPAVGQSTGYTPLVAAPHLAKALGVRELYLKNDAVNCPTLSFKDRVVAVALSKAREFGFDTVGCSSTGNLANSVAAQAAAGGFKSFIFVPADLEPEKLINTQIYGATLVKVRGNYDQVNRLCSEISQKYPWGMVNVNLRTYYSEGSKTFGYEIAEQLGWRVPQNIVVPMAGGSLITKIYKAFGELQRLGWVETAATRFYGAQATGCSPITTAAKNRTCEIIPQKPNTIVKSLSIGNPADGFYASRVIQETGGAGEDVSDLEVIEGIRLLAQTEGVFAETAGGVTVAVARKLVQNGVLNPAESIVLAITGNGLKTIGAVNGEFRAEEAIPPKLAEFEDRFLNLHATASA; from the coding sequence ATGAGATCGGGGGGGCTTTTTAGTTTACTCTCCCTGACTCTCATATTGATCCCGTGCCACTCTGGAGTTGGAACAGCACTTGGAGGAAATGTGAGTTATCTAAAACTTTTGAAATGTCGGCAGTGCGGACGGACCTATCAGATTGAGCCTATTGCCGCCTGCGAAGATTGCTGGGCCCCTTTGGAAGTGGTTTACCAATACGATCTGATTCGAGCGGAAATTCCGCGAAAACAAGTGGAATCACGCCTGCCGACGATGTGGCGTTACAAAGAACTGCTGCCCGTGGCCGGTGAGCCTGCCGTGGGACAGTCAACGGGGTACACGCCACTGGTAGCAGCTCCACACCTTGCCAAGGCGCTGGGAGTGCGCGAACTCTACCTCAAGAACGACGCCGTCAACTGTCCTACGCTTTCCTTCAAGGACCGTGTGGTTGCCGTGGCACTGAGCAAGGCGCGCGAATTTGGCTTTGACACCGTGGGATGTTCTTCCACCGGGAACCTGGCAAACTCTGTTGCCGCACAGGCGGCTGCAGGTGGATTCAAGAGCTTCATTTTCGTGCCCGCCGATTTGGAGCCGGAAAAACTCATTAATACACAGATTTACGGTGCTACGCTGGTGAAGGTGAGGGGAAATTACGACCAGGTCAACCGGCTCTGTTCTGAGATCTCGCAGAAGTATCCCTGGGGAATGGTGAACGTCAACCTGCGCACCTACTACTCTGAAGGCTCGAAGACCTTCGGCTATGAGATCGCGGAACAGCTTGGCTGGCGCGTGCCGCAGAACATTGTGGTTCCGATGGCCGGCGGCTCCCTGATCACCAAGATCTACAAGGCTTTTGGTGAGCTCCAGAGGCTCGGTTGGGTTGAGACGGCCGCAACCAGGTTTTACGGCGCCCAGGCAACAGGATGCTCTCCCATCACTACGGCGGCCAAGAACCGTACCTGCGAAATCATCCCGCAGAAGCCGAACACGATTGTAAAATCTCTATCGATCGGCAACCCGGCAGACGGCTTTTACGCCTCCAGGGTAATTCAGGAGACTGGCGGAGCTGGCGAAGACGTTTCTGATCTCGAAGTGATTGAGGGTATTCGATTGCTAGCCCAGACTGAGGGGGTTTTCGCGGAAACCGCGGGCGGAGTGACCGTTGCGGTAGCGCGCAAGCTGGTTCAAAATGGAGTTTTGAACCCCGCTGAATCCATTGTGCTGGCCATTACAGGCAACGGCCTGAAGACCATCGGAGCTGTGAACGGAGAATTCCGGGCTGAGGAAGCCATCCCGCCGAAGCTGGCTGAATTTGAAGACCGTTTCCTGAATCTCCACGCGACGGCTAGTGCCTGA